TATATAGCCGTTATTTACTCCACTTGCAGCGAACTCTTGGAGCGCTTTTAAATCAATGCTTAAAAGGTCCATAATTTTATAGCTTATTTCGTCGCTTAATTTGTCGCATAAAGCATAAGTCAGGCGCTGTGTGATATTAATTAAAAGTGGCTTAAGGCTGTTATCAATATAAGCTCGGTTAAGCTCGCTGGAGCTGTTGTATTTGTTTGGGTCGTCGTATCCTAGTTTTGCCGGTGGTATTCCTAAACAAGATGCGAACTCTCTTCCGATGCTGTTTCTTGTTTGAAAATCTATCCGCCCGCTTACGCTTTGCATTGCGTTTCCGAAGTCTCACTTCTCGTCAATAACTACCGCAAAACGTCCTTCTCTTTTTTGCATTTCTAGCATTTCTTGCATCGCTTTGTTTGCTTGTTCTCTTTGTCTTATATCAGTCGCGTTATTAATTTTTAAAAACATAGAATAGCTAAAATCATTTTTAATTGCATTCAACATAGCAAGCTCGTTTTCTCTTACTTTTGATATGGTGCTTTTAAAAAGTTGCCTAAAGCTGGTGTCTTCTATACCGCTTATAATTTCATAGTCAATTCATATAATACTGCGAGGCGGTATTTTGTAGCTTTTAGAATTGTCCGTTTTCTTTAGTGTGATGCTTCCGTCATCATTCTTATTTACGAACGACGGGTGGATTGGTATTAGTTGTCTTATTTTGTCGTTATTATCTCGTTCAATTAAAATGGGGCTGTGTCCGTGAATTAATAAGTTTCATATAAGTACTTTTTTAAACTCTCACGGGGTAAGGTTTTCACAAGGTCGTTTATTTAATAAAAAAGTTATATCATTCTCCACTAGTTGGCGGTTGTTGTCTTTTGTTATTATGTACTGGAATGTAACCTTTGCTATGTCATTTGCTATCATTTGAAAAGCTCGTACCGCACTGGAATAAGTAAGTAGCTCCACCGGTGTTAGCGTTTGTATCAGCTTGGATTCACTGTTTCAATTTAAGGAAGTAGAAAAACGCTCATAAGTATTACTCTTATAAGCACTCTTTGGTTTAAAAATTTTTAAAAATCAATTATCACGCATAACGACCGCCTAAATTTTTAAGGTTTCCGTTATATCGCATTTAATTAATCAATTCATAGAAACTGGTTTTTTCTTTGTTTTCGTTAAATTGATATCTATACGCAGCGCTATTTAGCATAGCCATTGCTAGGTCTATTCTCCGGTACTGGCTTATTTTCTTAATAAAATAGTTCCCATTGCTCGTTTCTTTTATACTTACATTTAACAGGTGGTTAATAATTAGCTCATTATCGTCCACGATGTAAATTTTCCGCATTCTTATCTTACGGTCCAGCTCTTTAAATACCGGCGTAAGTCACACCCCTTGTTTAACCGCTATAAGCTGGTCTTCGCTAAAAATATTCTCGTCCAGTAAGTACCTTTTTACAATATTGAAGCACCAGCTATCATATAACAATATTATACCGTAATTATTATCTTTTATGCTTTTAATAACATTTTTTATTATCTTATAGTCTACCACTTCACCAGGTGTTAAACTCATTCAGCCTTTTTGCTCTCAATAGCGGTAAGGCACATGATCGATGTCTTCCTTGCGTTGTATATTGCTCTCGGGTAAAAAGCCCTGTCCCTTGAAAACTCAGATCGGGTCTCCGTCGTCTTGTGGTATTTCTCAATGTACTATAAGCCCGGTCACGTCGTGCACACTTGATAAGTCCAGCCCCAGTAGTGGTTGTAAGTCTTTGAAATTGTTTTCTATGTATGGTTTTACAATATTCTCATTTGCTCTTTGGTTCTCCATGATATCGAACATACTAAAATAGCTGGATGCATTATTTACTCACATTCCGAGACGTTTAATTTTAAACTCCACCTCTTGGGCGTTGCTGGTTATTTGGTGGAACTCGCTTTTTAAGTCTTTAAGGCTTACGGTGATATCTAGTCCCGGATTGGCTTTTTTTCATAATTCGGGCTTATCCCAGCTTTCGTAGTCTTCTTCGTCTAGCTCCGCACAAAATAGAAAAATATTAGCGTTTTCATGTAATGTTGCTGGATTCTTAATTTGTTGCTCTAGGAATGTTTTATAAGCTTGTTCTCTATAGTAGCACACGGAGTCCGTCTTTGTCCCTTTAGTTGTATCATACACCACAATAAAATTTTTACGGCTGGTGTTTTTAGCATACATAGCACTATTTACCATAGTGTCATCCTTGTGTAGGTGGTACTCGGTCAGCACTACCATTGATGGGTTCTTTCCTTCGAGCGCTGCTGTATCAAAACTCAGTGCCTTAATTTGTCCCCTTTTCTTGCTTAATATTCTAATGGTATTTGCTTTTTGATAATGTTTAGCAAGTTTGGGACTCTTTCATATGTAGTTCAGCGCTATTTCATAAGGTATCCGGCTGGATTCTCTTGTAGCACCAGCAAAATATACCTCGGGGTTTCCGTCTCTTAATAACCCCATACTTACACACAGTGCGATCATAGCCCAATAACTGCTTTTTCACTGCTTACGTGCTTCTATGTCAAAAATTTCACTAGTTAAATAATCGCTCGGATCGTTTCTATTTACTCAACAAAATACGAACCCGGACATAAACTTTCTAAAGTCAGTAAAAACGAACGGAGCTCCGGTTTGTGGAATTATTATTTTGCTCGCATACGAATTTATAGCTTTGTAATTAGTTAAGTCAAAAACATAATTAAAGTCCGGATCGTGTTTTTGTTTATATAGAAAAAGCAAGTGTCGAGCACACTGGTAAAACACCATTTTTGAAGCTAGTATTTTAAGCGGGTCGCTTTGTTCTCTATATGCTACATTATAAGCGTACTGGGTTGGCTCGTCTAATTCTTCGTACTTTCAGCGTTTTACTTCATTAATTACATTTTTTCAATACGAATCAAAAACTAGCAAGCTATTTAAAGTTAAAGTCATCGTCTTCTTCGTCTTCGTTGCTTTTTGCTAGTATGCTTTTAAGCTTCTCGCTGGTAAGTTGTAAAGATAGATTCGCCTGGATATGCTCTATTATGGTTTTATAACTATTTTCTAGTTCATT
The DNA window shown above is from Mycoplasma seminis and carries:
- a CDS encoding phage portal protein; amino-acid sequence: MRDNWFLKIFKPKSAYKSNTYERFSTSLNWNSESKLIQTLTPVELLTYSSAVRAFQMIANDIAKVTFQYIITKDNNRQLVENDITFLLNKRPCENLTPWEFKKVLIWNLLIHGHSPILIERDNNDKIRQLIPIHPSFVNKNDDGSITLKKTDNSKSYKIPPRSIIWIDYEIISGIEDTSFRQLFKSTISKVRENELAMLNAIKNDFSYSMFLKINNATDIRQREQANKAMQEMLEMQKREGRFAVVIDEKWDFGNAMQSVSGRIDFQTRNSIGREFASCLGIPPAKLGYDDPNKYNSSSELNRAYIDNSLKPLLINITQRLTYALCDKLSDEISYKIMDLLSIDLKALQEFAASGVNNGYITPNEVRELIGLPKHKDGDTLLANGTLTPVNILNTQPNKDGKEVDIGGNKK
- a CDS encoding terminase TerL endonuclease subunit, producing MTLTLNSLLVFDSYWKNVINEVKRWKYEELDEPTQYAYNVAYREQSDPLKILASKMVFYQCARHLLFLYKQKHDPDFNYVFDLTNYKAINSYASKIIIPQTGAPFVFTDFRKFMSGFVFCWVNRNDPSDYLTSEIFDIEARKQWKSSYWAMIALCVSMGLLRDGNPEVYFAGATRESSRIPYEIALNYIWKSPKLAKHYQKANTIRILSKKRGQIKALSFDTAALEGKNPSMVVLTEYHLHKDDTMVNSAMYAKNTSRKNFIVVYDTTKGTKTDSVCYYREQAYKTFLEQQIKNPATLHENANIFLFCAELDEEDYESWDKPELWKKANPGLDITVSLKDLKSEFHQITSNAQEVEFKIKRLGMWVNNASSYFSMFDIMENQRANENIVKPYIENNFKDLQPLLGLDLSSVHDVTGLIVHWEIPQDDGDPIWVFKGQGFLPESNIQRKEDIDHVPYRYWEQKGWMSLTPGEVVDYKIIKNVIKSIKDNNYGIILLYDSWCFNIVKRYLLDENIFSEDQLIAVKQGVWLTPVFKELDRKIRMRKIYIVDDNELIINHLLNVSIKETSNGNYFIKKISQYRRIDLAMAMLNSAAYRYQFNENKEKTSFYELIN